The Mercurialis annua linkage group LG8, ddMerAnnu1.2, whole genome shotgun sequence genome window below encodes:
- the LOC126662180 gene encoding kiwellin-1-like, with product MKNQSISNIFLICFFLILVLNFAESQSCRPSGKIRGIKPPPGQCNQEHDSDCCVQGKMYTTFKCSPPVTGNTKATMTINSFAAGGDGGGPSECDNQYHSDDELVVALSTGWFNNKSRCLKYVNIHGNGKSVRAKVVDECDSTMGCDSDHDYQPPCPNNIVDASKAVWSGLGISDPDDVGSLDISWSDA from the coding sequence atgaaaaaccaaAGTATCTCCAACATTTTTCTCATTTGCTTTTTTCTCATCCTTGTTCTCAATTTTGCAGAGTCCCAATCATGTAGGCCTAGCGGAAAAATACGAGGCATAAAGCCACCTCCGGGACAATGCAATCAAGAACACGATTCCGATTGCTGTGTACAAGGGAAAATGTACACTACATTCAAGTGTTCACCTCCGGTGACCGGAAATACTAAAGCTACAATGACAATAAACAGTTTTGCAGCTGGCGGTGACGGCGGTGGGCCATCAGAATGTGATAATCAGTATCATTCAGATGATGAGCTGGTGGTTGCACTTTCCACAGGATGGTTTAATAACAAGAGTAGGTGCTTGAAATATGTTAATATCCATGGAAATGGAAAAAGTGTTAGGGCTAAAGTAGTTGATGAATGTGATTCTACTATGGGATGTGATTCTGATCATGATTATCAGCCGCCTTGTCCGAACAACATTGTTGATGCCTCAAAAGCTGTCTGGAGTGGCTTAGGAATTTCCGATCCCGATGATGTCGGATCGTTGGATATATCTTGGTCAGACGCTTGA